A stretch of the Acanthopagrus latus isolate v.2019 chromosome 9, fAcaLat1.1, whole genome shotgun sequence genome encodes the following:
- the pcbp3 gene encoding poly(rC)-binding protein 3 isoform X1: MYKIVDEMAAPVKLRVILGENDSQRLILQDGIPETIGELVQHIKRQCGVEDHFRLQFMDAEFGNEFTNLTSVLEIQDKSTLKLVFDSAPAASALPGGSPPPPCSTPATSWSGDDSSLSFSSLCDTDILSSPESTPSRSSGWPVVFVVPRFPYDCQLQLDKANAAFKESGTLLDPDVRLKTAILDSLAEEIVRYKVYPSDSEFEEVAEALVSSHPCLKEPGSATGYGGWKVSLKYKLANYRRKLKRLGCPEVELNSLTNKPADKCSPAYGVKKPRRAEVNYCPTYPSDESAETLEKIRETLLLEVKKRNNQGTVAAMMEKTFAHRRQEVIRDAPLIADFKTKWPALFCVRELTAEFKRITTVSLLPKFFSQLDALSSKLMKVFSKKGGGQGRKIKSIMIPITQTDAIDVRRECIIKALCVYLNEEPENLVKEYMNTDGESSEAAMMKTTFGIFVIRKEDAEPKDGPEDVGIILEGVQVLDELGNVPLAVGMLFALVYALNLSYPPELRYTFEALQKLIMELDGNRLSKKIQTLKTLLAR, encoded by the exons ATGTATAAG attGTTGATGAAATGGCTGCTCCAGTGAAGCTCAGAGTCATCCTTGGAGAAAACGATTCCCAGAGACTGATCCTGCAGGACGGAATCCCAGAGACTATTGGTGAACTTGTTCAGCACATTAAGAGGCAGTGTGGGGTAGAGGACCACTTCAGGCTGCAATTTATGGATGCTGAGTTTGGCAATGAATTCACCAACTTGACTTCAGTGTTAGAGATCCAGGACAAAAGTACCTTAAAGCTTGTCTTTGATTCAGCTCCCGCTGCCTCTGCCCTGCCTGGtggctccccacctccaccctgctccACTCCTGCCACATCATGGTCTGGTGATGACTCATCACTTTCATTTAGTAGCTTGTGTGACACAGACATCCTGTCTTCTCCTGAGTCCACCCCTTCAAGATCCTCTGGATggcctgttgtttttgttgtacccCGTTTCCCATATGATTGTCAGCTTCAGCTGGACAAGGCCAATGCGGCATTCAAAGAAAGTGGAACTTTATTGGATCCAGATGTTAGACTTAAAACTGCCATTCTTGACAGTTTAGCTGAGGAAATTGTTCGGTACAAAGTGTACCCCTCAGACAGTGAGTTTGAAGAGGTTGCTGAAGCCCTTGTGTCATCCCATCCATGTTTGAAAGAGCCAGGCTCTGCCACTGGATATGGTGGCTGGAAGGTGAGCTTAAAGTACAAACTTGCTAACTACCGGAGGAAGCTCAAGCGGCTTGGATGTCCAGAAGTTGAACTGAATTCGCTGACAAATAAACCTGCAGACAAATGCAGTCCTGCTTATGGTGTGAAGAAGCCCAGAAGAGCAGAAGTAAATTACTGCCCCACCTACCCATCTGATGAATCTGCAGAGACACTTGAAAAAATAAGAGAGACCCTGCTTTTAGAagtaaagaaaaggaacaatCAGGGCACAGTGGCGGCCATGATGGAGAAGACCTTTGCACACAGAAGGCAAGAGGTTATTCGTGATGCACCCTTGATTGCTGATTTCAAAACCAAATGGCCGGCTCTCTTCTGTGTACGCGAG CTAACTGCTGAATTCAAGAGGATTACAACCGTCAGTTTGCTGCCAAAGTTCTTCTCCCAACTGGATGCTCTATCTTCAAAGCTGATGAAGGTGTTTTCCAAGAAAGGGGGCGGTCAAGGAAGAAAGATCAAGAGCATCATGATACCCATCACCCAG ACCGATGCCATTGATGTCAGAAGAGAGTGCATCATCAAAGCCCTGTGTGTCTACTTAAATGAAGAGCCAGAGAACCTCGTGAAAGAATACATG AACACAGATGGTGAAAGCAGTGAAGCTGCGATGATGAAGACTACATTTGGAATATTTGTCATTCGCAAAGAAGATGCAGAGCCAAAAGATGGACCGGAAGATGTAGGTATCATTCTGGAGGGCGTGCAAGTTCTGGATGAGCTCGGAAACGTACCACTTGCCGTGGGAATGTTGTTCGCACTTGTATACGCGCTCAACCTCAGCTATCCACCAGAGCTGCGATACACCTTCGAAGCTTTGCAGAAGCTTATCATGGAGCTTGATGGAAACCGACTCtcaaaaaaaattcaaacactgaaaacactacTTGCACGTTAG
- the pcbp3 gene encoding poly(rC)-binding protein 3 isoform X2, which produces MAAPVKLRVILGENDSQRLILQDGIPETIGELVQHIKRQCGVEDHFRLQFMDAEFGNEFTNLTSVLEIQDKSTLKLVFDSAPAASALPGGSPPPPCSTPATSWSGDDSSLSFSSLCDTDILSSPESTPSRSSGWPVVFVVPRFPYDCQLQLDKANAAFKESGTLLDPDVRLKTAILDSLAEEIVRYKVYPSDSEFEEVAEALVSSHPCLKEPGSATGYGGWKVSLKYKLANYRRKLKRLGCPEVELNSLTNKPADKCSPAYGVKKPRRAEVNYCPTYPSDESAETLEKIRETLLLEVKKRNNQGTVAAMMEKTFAHRRQEVIRDAPLIADFKTKWPALFCVRELTAEFKRITTVSLLPKFFSQLDALSSKLMKVFSKKGGGQGRKIKSIMIPITQTDAIDVRRECIIKALCVYLNEEPENLVKEYMNTDGESSEAAMMKTTFGIFVIRKEDAEPKDGPEDVGIILEGVQVLDELGNVPLAVGMLFALVYALNLSYPPELRYTFEALQKLIMELDGNRLSKKIQTLKTLLAR; this is translated from the exons ATGGCTGCTCCAGTGAAGCTCAGAGTCATCCTTGGAGAAAACGATTCCCAGAGACTGATCCTGCAGGACGGAATCCCAGAGACTATTGGTGAACTTGTTCAGCACATTAAGAGGCAGTGTGGGGTAGAGGACCACTTCAGGCTGCAATTTATGGATGCTGAGTTTGGCAATGAATTCACCAACTTGACTTCAGTGTTAGAGATCCAGGACAAAAGTACCTTAAAGCTTGTCTTTGATTCAGCTCCCGCTGCCTCTGCCCTGCCTGGtggctccccacctccaccctgctccACTCCTGCCACATCATGGTCTGGTGATGACTCATCACTTTCATTTAGTAGCTTGTGTGACACAGACATCCTGTCTTCTCCTGAGTCCACCCCTTCAAGATCCTCTGGATggcctgttgtttttgttgtacccCGTTTCCCATATGATTGTCAGCTTCAGCTGGACAAGGCCAATGCGGCATTCAAAGAAAGTGGAACTTTATTGGATCCAGATGTTAGACTTAAAACTGCCATTCTTGACAGTTTAGCTGAGGAAATTGTTCGGTACAAAGTGTACCCCTCAGACAGTGAGTTTGAAGAGGTTGCTGAAGCCCTTGTGTCATCCCATCCATGTTTGAAAGAGCCAGGCTCTGCCACTGGATATGGTGGCTGGAAGGTGAGCTTAAAGTACAAACTTGCTAACTACCGGAGGAAGCTCAAGCGGCTTGGATGTCCAGAAGTTGAACTGAATTCGCTGACAAATAAACCTGCAGACAAATGCAGTCCTGCTTATGGTGTGAAGAAGCCCAGAAGAGCAGAAGTAAATTACTGCCCCACCTACCCATCTGATGAATCTGCAGAGACACTTGAAAAAATAAGAGAGACCCTGCTTTTAGAagtaaagaaaaggaacaatCAGGGCACAGTGGCGGCCATGATGGAGAAGACCTTTGCACACAGAAGGCAAGAGGTTATTCGTGATGCACCCTTGATTGCTGATTTCAAAACCAAATGGCCGGCTCTCTTCTGTGTACGCGAG CTAACTGCTGAATTCAAGAGGATTACAACCGTCAGTTTGCTGCCAAAGTTCTTCTCCCAACTGGATGCTCTATCTTCAAAGCTGATGAAGGTGTTTTCCAAGAAAGGGGGCGGTCAAGGAAGAAAGATCAAGAGCATCATGATACCCATCACCCAG ACCGATGCCATTGATGTCAGAAGAGAGTGCATCATCAAAGCCCTGTGTGTCTACTTAAATGAAGAGCCAGAGAACCTCGTGAAAGAATACATG AACACAGATGGTGAAAGCAGTGAAGCTGCGATGATGAAGACTACATTTGGAATATTTGTCATTCGCAAAGAAGATGCAGAGCCAAAAGATGGACCGGAAGATGTAGGTATCATTCTGGAGGGCGTGCAAGTTCTGGATGAGCTCGGAAACGTACCACTTGCCGTGGGAATGTTGTTCGCACTTGTATACGCGCTCAACCTCAGCTATCCACCAGAGCTGCGATACACCTTCGAAGCTTTGCAGAAGCTTATCATGGAGCTTGATGGAAACCGACTCtcaaaaaaaattcaaacactgaaaacactacTTGCACGTTAG